GTACGGGGCCGCGCTGCTGTACGGGTTCGCCGGCTCGGTGCGGCTTTCGGACATCGCCGCGAAGGCCGGTCAGGGCGCGGGCGGCGAGACCCTGCTGCTGGCCGGGATCGCGCTGCTGACGGTCGGGCTGCTGTTCAAGCTGGGCGCGGTGCCGTTCCACATGTGGAAGCCGGACGTGTACCAGGGCGCGCCGACGCCGATCACCGCGCTGATGGCGTCGTGCACGCTGGTCTCGGCGTTCGGAGCGATGCTGCGGGTGTACTACGTCGGGTTCGAGACGCTGCGCTGGGACTGGCGTCCCGCGATGTGGGCCGTGGCGATCATCACCATGGTCGCGGGGGCGGTCACCGCGATCACCCAGACCGACATCAAGCGGATGCTGGCCTACTCCTCCATCGCGCACGCGGGCTTCCTGCTCACGGGCGTGGTCGCGACCTCGCGCCAGGGCCTGTCGGGCACGCTGTTCTACCTGGCGGCCTACGGGTTCACCACGATCGGGGCGTTCGCCGTCATCACGATGGTGCGGGACGCGGGCGGCGAGGCCGCGCATCTGAGCCGTTGGGCGGGGCTGGGCAAGCGGTCCCCGGTGGTGGCCGGCGTGTTCGCGTTCTTCCTGCTGGCGATGGCCGGCATCCCGCTGACCAGCGGGTTCACCGGGAAGTTCGCGGTGTTCTCGGCGGCCGTGGAGGGCGGGGCGACCCCGTTGGTGGTGGTGGGCGTGATCGCCTCGGCGATCGCGGCGTTCTTCTACGTCCGGGTGATCGTGGTGATGTTCTTCAGCGACCCGGACGCCGACGGTCCCACGGTGGTGGTCGGCCCGACGACCGCGGCTGCGGTCGCCCTGGGGGTGACGGTTACTGTGGTACTCGGCGTGCTCCCCCAGCCGATGCTCGACCTCGCCGGGGACGCCGCCGCTCAGATGTTCGTTCGTTGACGGGCGCGGCCGGCGCGCGTCCTAGGGGGTCCCGGTGAACAGTGGCGTGCCGTTCGGGCTGCAGGTCGACGAGGCGCTCGCGGCGGACATGCGCGAGCGCCTGTCGGAGGTCGAGAGGCTGCTGACGGAGTCGATCGCCTCCGAGGACCCGTTGCTGACCGAGGCGTCGCGGCACCTGGTCGAGGCGGGCGGCAAGCGGTTCCGCCCGATGCTGGTGCTGTTGGCCTCGCATTTCGGCGACCCGGCCGCCGCGGGTGTGGTGCCGGCGGCGGCGGTGGTGGAGTTGACCCATCTGGCGACGCTCTACCACGACGACGTGATGGACGAGGCGACCATGCGGCGCGGCGAGGTGTCGGCGAACACCCGCTGGACCAACACGGTCGCCATCCTCACCGGCGACTACCTGTTCGCCCGGGCGTCGGACCTGCTGGCCGACCTGGGCCCCCAGGCGGTGCGGATCCAGGCGCGGGCGTTCGCCCGGCTGGTGCGCGGCCAGATGGCCGAGACCACGGGTCCGGGCGCCGACGCCGATCCGTTGAAGCACTACCTCCAGGTGGTGGCCGACAAGACGGCCTCGCTGATCGCCGTGTCCGGCCAGTTCGGGGCGATGCTGGCGGGCTCGTCCACGCACGTGGTCGACACGGTCACCTCCGCCTGCGAGAAGATCGGTGTCGCGTTCCAGCTCTCGGACGACATCCTGGACATCGCCTCGGAGTCCGACCAGTCCGGCAAGACCCCCGGCACCGACCTGCGCGAGGGTGTCCGTACGCTGCCCGTCCTGCACGTGCTGTCGACCACGGACGCCGAGAGCGCGCGGCTGCGGGAGCTGCTGGAGCAGGACCTCACCGACGACACGCTGCACGCGGAGGCGCTGGAGCTGCTGCGCGCCCACCCGGCGATGGACCGGGCGCGCGCCGACCTGCGGCAGTGGGCCGAGGACGCGCGCGGTGAGCTGCTGACGCTGCCGGACGTGCCGGTGCGGCAGGCGTTCACCGGTCTGTGCGACTACGTGGTCTCTCGTACCGGCTGAGCCGGGCCGTTTGCCGGTTTTGCCGGATAGCGGTTGTGCGGTTCATGGTGATCCACTAGTTATGTGGGGCGGCGGTCCTCTGTGATCCCGCCCTGGGGGACTCCGACCCTCAGGCCCAGGGGCACCGCCGGAGAGGTGTGCCCATGAGCTCGCAGCCGCTCAAGGAGAACTTCGCGCTGGTCGGCGCGCACGGCGAGGACGTCGCCGCCTACTTTTACGCCGACCTGTTCTCTCGCGCCCCCGCCGTGCGTCCGATGTTCCCGGCGTCCATGGAGAAGCAGCAGGAGAAGCTGCTCGCCGCGCTGTCGGCCATCGTGTCGCTGCTCGACGACCCCGCCGAGCTGGTGCCGTTCCTCGAGGACCTGGGGCGGCGGCACGACGGGCTGGGTGTTCGGCCCGAGCACTTCCCGGTGGTGGGCGCGAGCCTGCTCGCCACGCTGGCGCACTTCAGCGGGGACGCGTGGAACGAGGATCTGGAGCGCGAATGGGCGGCCGCCTACGGTACGGCGGCCGACGTGATGAAGGGTGCCCTCGCCTGAACGCGGATTGTGAGGAGTCTCAACGTATGGGCGGAATGTGCGTCATGAGGCTTTGATGTCGGTAAGGTCTTCCACGACCTTGACGCCGTCGGGGGAGACCCGTCCGTGGATGCACAGCGGTTGAAGGACAGCTTCGCCCATGTGGCGCGGCAGGGCGACGCCGTCGCCCTGTTCTTCTACTCCGACCTGTTCGTTCGCAATCCGCAGTTGCGCGACATGTTCCCCATCGGCATGAGCGTGCAGCGGGAGAAGCTGCTCGGGGCGCTCGGCGGCATCGTCGCCCAGGTGGACGACCTGCCGTCGCTCGTCCCGTTCCTGCAGCAGCTCGGCCGCGACCACCGCAAGTTCGGGATCGTGGCCGAGCACTACCCCGCCGTCGGCGCCAGCCTGCTGGCCACGCTGAAGTACTTCTGCGGCACGGCCTGGAACGACGACCTCGCCGAGGACTGGAACGCCGCGTACACACTGGTCTCCAAGGTGATGCTGGAGGCCGCCAACGAGGACGCCCTGCGCAGCCCCGCCTGGTGGAACGCCCAGGTCATCGGCGTGGAGCGGCGGCGCTTCGACATCGCGATGCTGCGGGTCGTCCCCGACCAGCCGCTGCCGTACCTGCCGGGCCAGTCCGTCGCGGTCGAGACCACGTCCCGCCCGCGGCACTGGCGCTACTACTCGATGGCCAACGCGCCGCGCGCCGACCACACGATCGACTTCCACGTGCGGCTCGTCGACGGCGGCCCGGTCAGCTCGGTGCTGGTGCGCTCCCTGCACGTGGGGGACCGGCTGCGGCTCGGCGCCCCGGTCGGGACGCTGACGCTGAACGAGGACTCTCCCCGGGACGTCCTCCTGGTGGCGGGCAGCACCGGCCTGGCCCCCCTCAAGGCGATCCTGGAGCAGTTGGCCCGCCGCCCGTCGCCGCCCCGCACCCATCTGTTCTTCGGCGCCCGCACCCACGAGGGGCTGTACGACCTCGAGGAGCTCAGCAAGCTGGCGATGGAGCTGCGCTGGCTGACGCTGGTGCCCGCCGTGTCCGACGAACCGCCCGGCACGCTCCCCGGCCTCCACCGGGCCGGCACGGCCCAGGCCGAGCACGGCACCCTGCCCGACGTGGTGGGCCGCCGCGGGCTGTGGATCGACCACGACGCGTACGTGTGCGGGCCGCCGGTGATGGTCGCCCGTACGAACGAGCGCCTGGTCCAGTTGGGTGTCAACCGTGACCGTATCCGGATGGAAACCTTCGCCGAAGCACAGAGGTGACCCCTTTGAACTCCCCGCACACTCCGGCAGGGCACCATTACTCCACGTCGTCCGACGGCGGCGTCCGGCACGACGACGGGCGGTACACCGGGCCCGACCCGGCCGAACCGGACCGCACGGGAGGCCACAATCTCCCGGCCACGATGGGCGAGTCGCGGCTGACCCCGGCCGAGCTGCAGTCCGTCACGTTCCCCCGCGCGCCGTTGGGCCGCCGGGGCTACGACGAGGAACGCGTCCGGTCGTTCCTGCAGTACATCGAGCGGGAGCTGGCCCAGATCTTCAGCGAGCGGACCGCGCTGGCCGACGAGGTGGCCCGTCTCCGCGAACGGCTCTCCGGCGTGTCCTCCGGCGGCGTCCCCCCGGAGGAGGCGCACTTCCAGGCGGTACGGATCCTGTCGCAGGCGCAGCAGACCGCCGACCTGTACGTGGCGGACGCCGAACGCTACACCCGCGAGCTGGCGCAGGAGGCCCGGCAGTACCGCGAGGCGATCCTCTCCGACGCCAAGTCGCAGGCCGAGCTGCTCCTCGACGAGGCGCACCGCAGGGCCTCCGCCGTCGCCGAGACCGCCGCGGCCGCCGCGCCCCCGCCCCAGCACGTGCCCTCCGGCGACCCCTCGTCGCTACCGGACGACGTGCGGCGGCAGATGGAACGCGAGATCGCCTACCTGCGGACCTACAGCGAGGTCTACCGCACCCACCTGCGCTCCTACCTGGAGTCGCTGCTGCGCAACGTCGACGAATGGGAGCGCTCGGAACGCGACGCGCTGCCGACCGGCGCCACGGAGCCTCCCCGCCCCCGCTGACCCCCGCCGGGGCGAACGACCGACGCGGCCAGGCGGTTGCGGCGGGCGACGCGCAGACCGTCGAACGTCAGGATCGCCAGGGCCGCCCACACCAACAGGAACCCGACCCAGCGGCTCCCCGGCATCGCCTCGTGCTGGATCAGCAGGCCGATCAGGAACTGCAGGACGGGCGCCAGGTACTGCAGCATCCCCATGGTGCTCATCGGGATCCGAATGGCCGCCGCGTTGAACAGCATCAGCGGCACCGCCGTCACGATCCCCGCGGCCGCCAGCAGCAGCGCCTGCGGGACCCCCTCGTGCCCGAACGTTCCCGTGCCGCGCCCCTCCAGCACCAGCAGGAACACCAGCGCGGGCACGAAGGTCACCGCCGTCTCGACCGCACGGCTCTCCGCCGACGGCATGCCGGCGACCTTCTTCAGCAGCCCGTACGTCCCGAACGAGCCCGCCAGCACCAGCGCCATCCACGGCGGCCGTCCGTGGTCGACGGCGAGCACCACCACGGCGAGGGCCCCCAGGCCGATCGCCGCCCATTGCCAGGGCCGCAGTCTCTCCCGGAACACCAGCACGCCCAGCAGCACGCTGATCAGCGGATTGATGAAGTAACCCAGCGACGCCTCGATGGTGTGCCCGGAGTTCACCGCGTAGATGTAGGTGCCCCAGTTGGCGGCGATGAGCCCCGCGGCGAGCGCCAACAGCCCGCCCTGCCTCGGGGTGAGCCCCCGGACCCAGGCCCAGTGCCTTCGAACGGTCAGGATCGCGGCCACGGCCGCCAGCGACCACAGCACCCGATGGGCGAGGATCTCCACCGCCCCGGCCGGCTTCAGCAACGGCCAGTACAGCGGGAACAGGCCCCACAGCACGTACGCCGCGACCCCGAAGCCCATACCGCGACGATCGATCACCGCGCCACTCTACCAGCCGGTAATTACCAAACCCTTACCACGTTGCTGACATCTTCGGATCCGGGACGACGCCGGTTACGCTGCAAGGGTGTTCGGCTTCTTCAAGACCGAGATGGTCTCTCCCGAGTCCGCCCTCCCGGGCCGTGACTCCGCGATGCCGGTCCCTCCTCGCCACGAGGTCCTCGGCACCCCTCTCACGCCCCCGTATCCCGAGGGCTCCGAGATCGCCGACTTCGGCCTGGGCTGCTTCTGGGGCGCGGAACGAAAGTTCTGGCAGACCCCCGGCGTCATCACGACCGCCGTCGGCTACCAGGGCGGCTACACGCCCCACCCCACCTACGAAGAGGTCTGCAGCGGCCGCACCGGCCACACCGAGGCCGTCCGCGTGGTCTACGACCCCGCCCAGATCTCCTACGAGCAGCTCCTCCGCGTCTTCTGGGAGGCCCACGACCCCACCCAGGGCATGCGCCAGGGCAATGACACCGGCACCCAGTACCGCTCGGCGATCTACACCCATGACGACACCCAACTGAAGGCCGCCGAGACCTCCCGCGACGCCTACCAGCAGGTCCTCACCGCCGCCGGCTACCGCCCCATCACCACCGAGATCGCCCCGGCTGGCCCCTTCTACTTCGCCGAGCCCTACCACCAGCAGTACCTCTCCGACACCAAGAACCCCAACGGCTACTGCGGCATAGGCGGCACCGGCGTCAGTTGCCCCGTGGGCATCACCCCAACGGAGTGAACGAAGCGGTCTTCAACGAGGTCGCGGTGCTCTGGGCAGTGCACAAGGGAGCAGCATGGCCCGACGACCTCTATGGGACGGAACATCTGGGCCGGGACGTCGTAGAGATCGACGTAACAACGCCGGGCTGCATCGCGACCTCAGCGAACCGAGGCGGTGTGCTCGACACCGCTCGGGCGGGACCAGCTGATCCACGACGCGCGGTCGGTGAACGTCTTCGACGCCGTGGCCGACGGTTACAGCGCATGCATCCCCTGTTTCCCCGACTACACGCCCCCAGGCACGAAGCTCTGCTGGGCGCGGGTGGAGGGGCGCTGGGTCTCCCATGTCGCGGATATTCGGCAGGAGACCGTGCTCATGCCCGCAGGGGATCTCCGCCCGCGTTCGGTGGGGGAGTCGGGGCCGCCGAGGTGAGGGTCTGAGGGGCCTGGGGGGATCGGCCGCGGACCAGGGGGAGGAAGACCTCGTCGACGATCTCGGTGAGGACGGCGTCGGGGACGGAGGGCAGGCCCCGTAGGGCGTACTCGCCGCGCAGCAGGGTCATCGGCAGGGCGGCGACCCGAGGGTGGAGGGCCTCCGGGGGGGCCTCGGCTCGGGCGACGGCGCGGCTCAGGAGGGTGAGCCAGGCGGTGCCCATGGCGTCGCCGGCCTGTTCGCGCAGCAGGGTGAGGAGTTGCGGGTCGTCGGAGGAGGCGGCGAGGAGGTCGCGCAGGATGGCGCCCTCCGGGGAGGACCAGGTCGCGTTCGTCCGTCTGAGCAGCTCCAGGGCGTCGCCGCGCAGGGAGCCGGTGTCCGGGGTCGGGGTCCGCGACCGGGCAAGGTGTCGGTACGCGGCGACGCCCAGGGCCGCACGATGGCGCCATCGCCGGTAGATCGCGTTCTTGTTGGTGGCGGCCCGGCGGGCGACCTTGTCCATGGTCATCCCGGCGTAGCCGGATTCGCGCAGCTCGGCCGCCGCGGCCTCCAGGATCGCCTGCTCCAACGCCTCGCCGCGGCGTCGGGTGGCCGGCCCGTCGCCGCGCCGGCCCAGGTCCTCATCGGCCGCCATGCCGCCCCCTCCGTCGCCGAGCCCTCCGCCGGACAGGGTACGCGCCGTACGCATCGAAATGTTACGGTACGGGTCGTACCCTAAGAAAGGGTCGATGATGCGCGCCTATGGAGTCACCTACGACACCGGGTTCCCGACCGCCGGAACGACCACCCACGAGCCCTTCGACCCCGAGGTCGTTCGCCGTGAGACGCAGATCATCCGCGACGAGCTGCACTGTGACGCGGTGCGGATCACCGGTGGCCATCAGGATCGCCTGGAGACCGCCGCGCGCCACGCCGCGGACGCGGGGTTGGAGGTCTGGTATTCGCCGTTCACCAACGGCCTCGACCGCGACGAGCTGATGGCGTTCCTCGTGGACGGTGCCGAACGTGCCGAGCGCCTGCGCCGAGAGGGGGCCGACGTCGTGTTCCTGACCGGATCTGAGATCGCGCTCTTCACCAGCGGCTTTCTGCCCGGTGACGGCTTGGAGGAGCGGCTCGGCGTGCTTGCGGACCCGGTGCGGCTGCGGTCCGAGCTGCCCGAGTTGCACTCCCGGGTCAACGCGTTCCTCGCTCGGGCCGTCGCCGCGGTGCGCGAACGGTTCGGCGGGCCGGTGAGCTACGCGTCGCTGCCGTGGGAGGGCGTCGACTGGACGCCGTTCGATGTGATCGCCACCGACGCCGGCTACCGAGATGCGGCGGCTGCGCCGGGTTACCGCGAGGCCGTCCGTGCGCAGACCCTGCGCGGAAAGCCCTTCGCCGTCACCGAGTTCGGCTGCACCACTCACCGTGGGGCCGCCGACCTGGGTGGGCGCGGGGACTCGATCGTCGAGTTCGACGAGCACGCGCGCCCCGTCCGGCTGACGGCGGATGTCGTCCGCGACGAGCGGGAACAGGCCGATCTTCTGCGGGAGATCCTCGGCATCTACGAGGAGGCGGGGGTCGACACGGCGTTCGTCAACACCTTCGCCCGTCGGGACCTGCCCACGTCACCCGATCCGGAACGCGACTTCGACATGGCCGGCTTCGGGATCGTCAGGGTGTCGGCGCACGGAACGGCGACCTCGCGGCCGGGATTGCCGTGGGAGCCCAAGGCCGCATTTCACGCGCTGGCCGAGTACGGGCGCTCACGGAAAGGTCGCGAGGCGCAGTGAATCACTGTCCCGACGCGATCGAAAATATGCGGAAAGCGCCCTTGCCCGGATCGGATCGTCAGGGCGCTTCCGCCTTGGGAAACGATTGCGCCGACAAATCGGGTGCACCGCCGATGAGGGGGACAGGGCAGGTCGCCGTTGTCCTGTCCTGCGGATTCCCTGCACGACGGTGACGGGTGCCTGGCCGAGAGTGAGCCCTCGGCGCGGCGCTGGGTACGGTGGGACGAACGACCGCGAAAGCTCTTGACCGTTGATTGCCGGGGGCGGTGTCAATGGGTCAGGAGATAGGCGATCACCAGGGCGATAACGAGCTCCGACATGCTTTCAGAGTAAGTCGAAAACCTTGACCGACATCACCCGTGAAGGTGACAAGAACCTGACCCGGATTCAGGCCCCGGCGGATGCGGCGGTCCCGGTCGGCCGGGCGTGTCGGGTCATGGGGTTGACTGAGTGTCATGATCGGACGCATCGACGAAGTGGTCGTGGACTGCGCGGACCCGGGCCCGCTGGCACGCTTCTGGGCCGGCGTCCTCGGCGGCGACCCGGTGGACCGTGACGCGGACTGGTCGTACGTCGACACAGCGGGTGGCCTCCGCATCGCGTTCCAGCGCGTGCCCGAGCCCAAGCTCACCAAGAACCGGCTCCACCTGGACATCGCGGTGGACGACATCGGCCCGGCGCGGGAGCGGCTTCTCTCAGCGGGGGCGACGGCCCGCGGTGAGGTGGTGGTGGACGACCAGGGGGCCTTCCAGGTCATGCGGGACCCCGAGGGCAACGAGTTCTGTCTGGTCCACTGAGCGGTCGGCCGGCATTCCTCGGACCCACCAGTTGAGGGCGTTCACTGATCGCCCCACCTGGCGTTCCACTGAGCGGTCGGCGGGGGAGAAACGGCGAGGCCGCGGTGTGGGCGCCGGTGGGCGTCCGCACCGCGGCCTCGTTGGCCGGTGGACTCGGGGATCAGTACGGCAGGATCCGACCGGAAGGTGTCCGGAGATCCATCGGGGTCGGTTGACGTGGTGGCTTGGGGCGTTTGACGAGTTGCTGCCGTGCCATGGTGATCATCTCCCCCCTCTC
The DNA window shown above is from Thermomonospora umbrina and carries:
- the nuoN gene encoding NADH-quinone oxidoreductase subunit NuoN yields the protein MSPVHLVAAPGDIPAPHIEYGQLAPMLIVFGAAIVGVLVEAFAGREWRYRLQVPLAFAALLGAFVWTIVLAWRDEPFHVAAMGAIGVDGPTLFLQGTILVLALASLLLISERNTAHFAAQASALPGTEAEQQSMSAGITQTEVFPLMMFAVGGMLMFPASNDLLTMFVALEVMSLPLYLLCGLARRRRLLSQEAAVKYFLLGAFSSAFFLYGAALLYGFAGSVRLSDIAAKAGQGAGGETLLLAGIALLTVGLLFKLGAVPFHMWKPDVYQGAPTPITALMASCTLVSAFGAMLRVYYVGFETLRWDWRPAMWAVAIITMVAGAVTAITQTDIKRMLAYSSIAHAGFLLTGVVATSRQGLSGTLFYLAAYGFTTIGAFAVITMVRDAGGEAAHLSRWAGLGKRSPVVAGVFAFFLLAMAGIPLTSGFTGKFAVFSAAVEGGATPLVVVGVIASAIAAFFYVRVIVVMFFSDPDADGPTVVVGPTTAAAVALGVTVTVVLGVLPQPMLDLAGDAAAQMFVR
- a CDS encoding polyprenyl synthetase family protein, which gives rise to MNSGVPFGLQVDEALAADMRERLSEVERLLTESIASEDPLLTEASRHLVEAGGKRFRPMLVLLASHFGDPAAAGVVPAAAVVELTHLATLYHDDVMDEATMRRGEVSANTRWTNTVAILTGDYLFARASDLLADLGPQAVRIQARAFARLVRGQMAETTGPGADADPLKHYLQVVADKTASLIAVSGQFGAMLAGSSTHVVDTVTSACEKIGVAFQLSDDILDIASESDQSGKTPGTDLREGVRTLPVLHVLSTTDAESARLRELLEQDLTDDTLHAEALELLRAHPAMDRARADLRQWAEDARGELLTLPDVPVRQAFTGLCDYVVSRTG
- a CDS encoding globin domain-containing protein, whose protein sequence is MSSQPLKENFALVGAHGEDVAAYFYADLFSRAPAVRPMFPASMEKQQEKLLAALSAIVSLLDDPAELVPFLEDLGRRHDGLGVRPEHFPVVGASLLATLAHFSGDAWNEDLEREWAAAYGTAADVMKGALA
- a CDS encoding globin domain-containing protein, yielding MDAQRLKDSFAHVARQGDAVALFFYSDLFVRNPQLRDMFPIGMSVQREKLLGALGGIVAQVDDLPSLVPFLQQLGRDHRKFGIVAEHYPAVGASLLATLKYFCGTAWNDDLAEDWNAAYTLVSKVMLEAANEDALRSPAWWNAQVIGVERRRFDIAMLRVVPDQPLPYLPGQSVAVETTSRPRHWRYYSMANAPRADHTIDFHVRLVDGGPVSSVLVRSLHVGDRLRLGAPVGTLTLNEDSPRDVLLVAGSTGLAPLKAILEQLARRPSPPRTHLFFGARTHEGLYDLEELSKLAMELRWLTLVPAVSDEPPGTLPGLHRAGTAQAEHGTLPDVVGRRGLWIDHDAYVCGPPVMVARTNERLVQLGVNRDRIRMETFAEAQR
- a CDS encoding DivIVA domain-containing protein yields the protein MNSPHTPAGHHYSTSSDGGVRHDDGRYTGPDPAEPDRTGGHNLPATMGESRLTPAELQSVTFPRAPLGRRGYDEERVRSFLQYIERELAQIFSERTALADEVARLRERLSGVSSGGVPPEEAHFQAVRILSQAQQTADLYVADAERYTRELAQEARQYREAILSDAKSQAELLLDEAHRRASAVAETAAAAAPPPQHVPSGDPSSLPDDVRRQMEREIAYLRTYSEVYRTHLRSYLESLLRNVDEWERSERDALPTGATEPPRPR
- the rarD gene encoding EamA family transporter RarD, translated to MIDRRGMGFGVAAYVLWGLFPLYWPLLKPAGAVEILAHRVLWSLAAVAAILTVRRHWAWVRGLTPRQGGLLALAAGLIAANWGTYIYAVNSGHTIEASLGYFINPLISVLLGVLVFRERLRPWQWAAIGLGALAVVVLAVDHGRPPWMALVLAGSFGTYGLLKKVAGMPSAESRAVETAVTFVPALVFLLVLEGRGTGTFGHEGVPQALLLAAAGIVTAVPLMLFNAAAIRIPMSTMGMLQYLAPVLQFLIGLLIQHEAMPGSRWVGFLLVWAALAILTFDGLRVARRNRLAASVVRPGGGQRGRGGSVAPVGSASRSERSHSSTLRSSDSR
- the msrA gene encoding peptide-methionine (S)-S-oxide reductase MsrA, which produces MFGFFKTEMVSPESALPGRDSAMPVPPRHEVLGTPLTPPYPEGSEIADFGLGCFWGAERKFWQTPGVITTAVGYQGGYTPHPTYEEVCSGRTGHTEAVRVVYDPAQISYEQLLRVFWEAHDPTQGMRQGNDTGTQYRSAIYTHDDTQLKAAETSRDAYQQVLTAAGYRPITTEIAPAGPFYFAEPYHQQYLSDTKNPNGYCGIGGTGVSCPVGITPTE
- a CDS encoding TetR/AcrR family transcriptional regulator, which produces MRTARTLSGGGLGDGGGGMAADEDLGRRGDGPATRRRGEALEQAILEAAAAELRESGYAGMTMDKVARRAATNKNAIYRRWRHRAALGVAAYRHLARSRTPTPDTGSLRGDALELLRRTNATWSSPEGAILRDLLAASSDDPQLLTLLREQAGDAMGTAWLTLLSRAVARAEAPPEALHPRVAALPMTLLRGEYALRGLPSVPDAVLTEIVDEVFLPLVRGRSPQAPQTLTSAAPTPPPNAGGDPLRA
- a CDS encoding VOC family protein; translated protein: MIGRIDEVVVDCADPGPLARFWAGVLGGDPVDRDADWSYVDTAGGLRIAFQRVPEPKLTKNRLHLDIAVDDIGPARERLLSAGATARGEVVVDDQGAFQVMRDPEGNEFCLVH